TAAAAGCACACGTTTACAAAATAAAGAAACAAGACTCAAAACATTAGTTTATAATATTGATCTTTCAACAAAAATTTAAAAAAGGATTTCAACAAGACCTCATTTGCATAAGTTATATATCATACGAAACATATAGATACATATCTTTTGTTTAAACAATGTTTGATTTGAAATTGGTTGGGAAAACATGACACTCAGACTGCAATTGTTTGTAATCTTTCCCAATATTTTTGAATTTTTAAACAAACTTGATAAGAGATAATTTGAAAGACATGTTAAAAATATGTGGTATTATGAAATTTAAAAAGATAATGTTCGTAACGCTCCTGTTACTTGCAGTTTTAACACTTGGTGCAGTTAGTGCGTCACAGGATATGGATGCATCTGCTCTTGAAAACAGCAATGATGAGGTGATTGTTGGTGAATCTCAGATAGATGCCCTGGTGGATGACGGGTCAAGTGAATTAAGTCAAGACAATGTGCACATTATAGGTGCTGAAAGGGAGTACGACACTGACACCTCAAATCAGGAGGACAATTTTGGTGTTGAAGTTCCAGATAATGCAAACGGCACTGTAATTGTATCATCTAAAGAACAAGAATCTCTCAACGAGGACTTGAATGATATCAATGAAGAAAACACTCTGGAAAACGAGAATACTAAAGTATTCGGTGAGACATTAGCATTTAGCGGATATGACAACTTTAACCAAAGTGAAAAATCTGCTGTCGGACTTGAAGTCTATGGCAGTGACAATATCTTGGGAAAAAGCATAGACAATGATATAAATCTGGGGGTCGGAGAAAAAGCCTTTGCAATTTTGGATTTGTTGAATTTTATTGAAAAAAATTTACCTGTTATCAAAACAAATATTATCAATCCATTGCTAAAAAATGAGTTGGCTTTGTATCTCAATGGCATAAAGGCAGCTACAATAAAATTGATTAATGGTGAATTTAAATTAGCTGATTTTAATCAAAGTTTCCTTAATATATTGGAAGGCTTAACATCAGGCAAATTCGTTGTAACAATTAAATTAAATGATGGAATGGTGATTTATAATGCTTCATTCTCCACTTTAACCAAAGATGCGCCTATTGATGCCAGCATGCCTTCAACTGCTCTAACCAGTCAGGATGTATATATTACACTTTCCACAAACAAACCAAAAGACAAAGAGTATACAATCCGTGCGGGATTAATTGCATTGATTGATCCTCATTTTGAATCTGGAAGGCCTGTAAGTGACTTTGCCATTGACTTATGGGGCAGTGACATGAAAGATTTTTGGGAAAAAGGCGGAGGTAAAGTTAACTTAGGTCGCTTTTCAGAAGGTTTACATAAAATAATCGTTCTATATGCTATTGATTTCGAAGATAGACACGATGAATATGACTATTTGTCAAAAATATTTACCCTAAATGTCACAAAGGATAAACCAAAAATCGTTGCATCTGCTGTCACTGCAGCATACAAATCTGATAAAAAACTTGTAATTACATTAAAAGACAGTCAGGGCGTTGTATCAGGTAAAAAAGTAACTGTTAAAGTTGGAAGCATTTCAAAAACTTTGAAAACCAATAGTAAAGGTAAAATTTCAATTGACATTTCAACTTTAGCTCCTAAATCCTATAAGGCAACAATTAATTCTGCCGCAGATGGCGTCTATAAGGCTGCAAGCAAAAGCAATGTCAATGTGGTTGTTAAAAAAGCAAAAACCAAAATAACTGCAAAAACAGTAAAAGCTAAAGTCAATGCAAAAGTCAAGAATGTTGTTGCAGTAGTGAAATTCAATAGCAAAAAGTTATTGAAAGGAAAATTAGTTACTTTGAAAATCAAAGGAAAAACCTACAAAGTCAAAACCAACAAAAAAGGTAAAGCCGTCTTTAAAGTTAAAAATTTGAATAAAAAAGGCACATTTGTTGGAACCATTAAGTTTGCAGGTGATAAATATTTCAAAGGAACTTCCAAAAAGGTAAATGTGGTTGTTAATTAAAGGAAGGGATTTAATATTCCTTCAATTTTCTTTTTTTATCTGATTAATGCAAACTCTTAAACATTAACACTAGGATTTTTTAGTTTTGCTTTGCTTTGAATTGTTTGATATATATCCTAGAGTTTTTCAAAACTATATTTTGAAATAGCTGTTGTTAATGTTGATGCAGCATTGATTAAAATGGGTTAATGTGAAATATTTTTGATTTAATTAATCATTTGTAAAATTTGAATAATGTTAATCATTGAATTCAGTATAGTTTCTGAATCTGAAGTTGACTATAATTAAAATTCAATAAAAAATAAAGATGCCACCACCAAAATTCAAATTATTGGTGATGTCCTAAAATAAATAAAAAAAATTCTTTAAAGAATTTGAATTAAATCCTTTAAAGATTATCCTGTTAAACTTTCAAATCCTCTTGAAGCAAGTAATCTAGTGAATGAGCCTTCTGGTTTCATAATGATGTTTCCGTTAGAATACTCTTTTAGTGCAGTTTGTACCATGGTATTTTTCTTATCAGGATCTTTGGAAGCATTAGCAAGTGCTTTAACTAATACCATTACGGAATCTCCTCTTGACATGTTTCCTTGAACATTTTCATTACCTGGATAACCTTGGTACGCGTCGTTTTGACGAATAATTTCAGTAGCAGAAAGGTTTGTTACTTCACCATCTACTTTAAGTGGACGAACAGAATCTATGATATCATCTACTGCAACATCATAAACAACCACGACAGCATCTGATTTCATTCCGGTATTAGCTTCAACTATCTCTTTAGCATACTCCATACCTTGACCTACTCCATCCCACAGACAATCGTGTAGGAACATGTTACCTCCCAGACCTCCTGGGGCGGGCTGTGTAGGATGTGTCATTCCTCCAGGGTATACTGGAGTATAGTTTTTCAAAGATCCGTTTTCTAAACGAATCATAAATGCCATGTCCACTCCACCGTTGGATTGTTCTTCTTTATCAGAAGCTAATACTAGTATGTTCTTGGTTTCACTTGATAAATCTGGACCGCTGAATAACGCTCCAAAGATTACTGCTATTAATCCAATAAGAACGATAACAAGAATAGCTATGATTAATTTTTTTGTCCTATTCATTTAATTCACTCGCTTTGATTTGATGCAAATTAAACTTTAAGTAATATTTAAAGAAATACGATACTTAATGTATTTTATTATATATTTAGTTTTTAACTTATTTAAAAGTTATCACTTTCTGTAATGAGTTAACAATATTTCTTTAAAGTGAGTGTCATCTTTTTTTTCGTTTGTATGTGGGGATGATTTGTATTTGGCTTCTAAATAATTATATTCTCCCTCTTGATTTAATTTGCCGGTTCTTTCTTTTTTGTATAGGTCAATTGATTTATCTAATTCATAATAGAATTCATCATAATCTATTTGGGCTGGGGGAGTGTTTCTAATCATGTCTTCAATTTCTTTTGTAATTTCATTGCCGGTCCATCCAATTTCATAAATTGAATCTCCAGATGCAAAATATACATGGGATTGGTTGTCATGGACATATTGGTTGTATTGGCAGTAATATCTAACTGGATGTTTGCCTATTGTCAAATTCTTTTCATATTCTTTCTCACAGGCCCAAAGTCCAATGTGTTTTTCAAGATTGTCATCAACGCATTCAATGGAAAACTCATTATTTAATTCATATCGGTTATTGTCTATTTCTCCACCTTTGTATTTGGAAGGTATTTCAAAATTGACATTGTTTAGAGTAATGTTTGAGTCATTTTGAGCCCAAACAGCTCCAATAAATAGAATAGCTATCATGAAGATAAATATTTTTTTACTCATATTGCTTTTAATTATATCCATCATATATTAAAAAACTTATTAAACACAACTTGTAAATATAATTATTGTGATGTAATATGGCAAAGGATGACAGGAGCGCTATAAACCCACTTACTGGAAAATCCCATTTTGATATAATTAATGACGATAAGTTTTTGCAGGATTCATATAATGAGTATTATGCTATGGTCAATCAGTCACAGCTTCTTGACAACACATCTCAAGGTCAATTGGTTAGAAACGTTGCCATAAGATTGATTCAGGCGGTTGAAAACTATTTGGCTCAAATAGGCAGAAGTGATTATACTGAGGATTATTATGACTGGGACTTTCATTTGATTGCAGACAATGCGGTGAATGCATTCTGTATGCCTGGTGGTAAAATTGTCATGTTTTCAGGTATTTTATCCGTTGCAGATAGTGAAGAGAAAGTAGCATTTATTTTAGGTCATGAAATGGCTCATGCACTGCTTGACCATGCCCGAACTAGAATCAGTGCTCAAAATGCTCAAAATACTATTACTTCGGCTGCATGGTTTGGTAGTTTCGCTCTTGATCTTGTAGGTTTGGGCGGAGTCGGTGACCTTACAAGGGCTGCAACCAATGTTGCAAGTATAGGGTCTCAATTTTTCCTGATGAATCCATGGGGAAGAGACCAGGAATTGGAAGCGGACAAGCTTGGAATGATGATAATCCATTGGGCAGGCTATGATATTTCTCGAATTCCTGATTTTTGGTAGAGCATGGCTGGAGGAAATCCAAATGATCATGATTTTTTCTCAACACATCCTTCAGACAGCAAAAGAATTGCAGTCATGAATGAATTGATTGTGGAAATTGAAAATCAAAAGGATTTTTATTCAAATCCTGTTTTAAGTGAGGTTCCAACTCCAAAAGATGAATTCAAACAGTCTAATTTTGCAAGCGGAAATAAGAAATATTGTCAAAATTGCGGCACTGTTGCCGATTTAAGTGACAGATTCTGCACAAATTGTGGTGCTAAATTTGAAGTTGAATTAAAATGTCCTAATTGTGGTGCTTCAGTCGGTAGTGATGATTCATTCTGCACTAATTGTGGAATTAAGCTTCATTAAATGCTTATTTTTTTATTTTAGGTCTTATTTTATATTTTTCATGATAATTTTTTGTATTTTCCGAAACATTTATATACTACATTTGGTTAATATATTGTGTGTAAGTTATTAACAACTTATTAACAATATTTGGGATGTGAATATCATGAAGGATTTACCTCAAAATCAGGACTTGGATTTGATTTTTGTAATAGATAAAAGTGGATCAATGTGGGGGTCTGAAAAAGACACCATGGGTGGCTTCAATGCTTTCATTGAAAAAGAAAAGAACAAGGAATTTAATACTAAAGTAACTACAATCCTTTTCAATGATGGATATGAAGTATTATATGAAAGAAAAGCAATTGAAGATGTTGGTGAATTAACATCCAAAGAATACTATGTTGGAGGTTCAACAGCTCTTTTGGATGCGATTGGAAGGACAATTACATCACTTAACAGCAAAATTGAAAATAAGGTATTGTTTGTTGTCATGACTGACGGTATGGAAAATTCCTCCATTGAATATTCCAAAAAGCAAATTAAAAACATGATTTCAAGTCATAGTTGGGAATTTATTTTCATTGGTGCTGATATTGACTCTTATGGCGAAGCGGGTTCAATCGGATTTAAAAAATCCAGAATTGCAAACTATGAGAAATCTAATGCTGGAATTAATGATGCATATTATTCAGTTGCTTGCGCTGCAGATTCTATGAGAAAAAATATGGATTTAGATGATGCCAATTGGGATGCTGAATTAAGAAAGTATGATTAGTCATTTTTCATATTCGGTTAAATCTTTAATTTTTAATTTTTTAAATGCTCGTTTCCGCCTCATACAACTTTCGCAAATGCCACAATGTTTGTCTCTACCTGCATAACATGAATAGCTTAATTCCATTGGAGCACCAACTTCAACACCTAACTTAACAATTTCCTCTTTATTCAAATCAATGGCTGGTGCTTCAATTTTTATATTTTCAGGCGAACCAATGCTTATTAACTCATTGAATGCATCCATAAATTCTTTTGAGTTATCTGGAAATGTTGCAGCTTCTTCTGCATCCCAGCCCACAATGATTATTTCAGCGCCAATGCTTTCAGCAAATGATGTTGCAATTGATGTAAACACCATATTTCTTGCAGGAACCCAGACGCTTTTTGCAGTCTCTTGGCTTTTTTCCAGATTGTCCAATTCATTTTCTTTAATTTCTGGAATGTCCTCATTAGTATTCAAACTGGATGTGCTGATTTGAGCAAGCCATGGAAGATTAATTACGTAATGCTTAAAGCCCATATTTTCGCAAATTTCTTTTGATGCTTGCAGTTCTCTTTTAAAACTTTTTTGACCGTAATTGAATGTAATTGCATGGATTTCATAGTCCTTTGAATAAACGCTTGTTGCAACAGTACAGTCAAGTCCTCCGGATAAAACTGAAATCGCTTTTTTCATCTTATCATCTCTTTTACCTTTATTAATGGAAGGCCAGTCTTTTGTGCGATTTTTTTCAAATCTTCATATTCTGCTCTTGATGAAATAATCTCGCCGTTAACATAGCCGTTTTTAAATGTGACTTCAAATATTTCGCCATTTATCTCAAACTCTTTTTTAACAAATTCTCTTTTTGCTATTCCTCTGTGTAAATTTGGAGCGATTCTAATTCCTAAACTTCCGGTTTCTTTAAAAATTACATTTACAAGTTGATTTCTATTTTTTCTTTTTGAAATTACTTTTAAAAGACTTCCTTGGCGGTTTTTCTTCATGATTATTGGTGTGATTGACACGTCGCTTGCTCCGTTATCCAGGAGATTGTCAAATAAATATCCAATTTCTTCACCGGTTAAATGGTCCAGATTCGTTTCAATAACATCTATAGTATCCTTTTCGGATATGTCTGATGTTTCTATAATCCTTAAAATGTTTGGATGGTCAAAATCCTTTTTGCCTGCACCGTAAGCTATTTTTTTAGGTTTGACTGGTGGAATGAATTCGCTTATTTCATCGCAAATTTCAGCATAAATCGCACTGCCTGTAGGTGTTGCAAGTTCGCTGTCCACTGGTCCTCCAACAATATTTGCATCTTTTAGGATTTCTAAAACGGCAGGTGCCGGAACAGGTATTGTTCCATGGGCAGTTTTTACTCTACCTCCGCCAACAGCTATTGGAAGGCCGATTATTTTTTGCTGATTTAAATTAAGTGAATAATAAGCATATATTGACCCAATTACGTCTGCTACTGCATCACTTGCACCGACTTCATGAAAATGTACTGTCTGCAATGTTTTTCCATGAACTTTTGATTCGGCTTTAGCTATTCTTTCAAAAACATTTATTGAAGTTTCTTTAACTTTTTCATCTATGTCCAAGCTTTCAATTTTTTCAATGAATTCAGGATAATTGACTGGAGGTTGATGTTCAATCATTTCCACATGGCAGAATGTCGAATCAATTCCATGTTTTGAGATTTTATTGAATGATACTTTCACTTTACCGAATGCTTCAGCTGATTTTTCCATTATTTCCTTTAGCTCATCTTTATTTGCACCTAAGTCAACCAAAGCACCTATAATCATATTTCCAGCAATTCCGCTGGATTGGGGGTCAATAATAATTGTCATAGTATGATGTCCTTTTTTGTGATTGATATAAAATTTAAATTAAATAATTAATATATTTATATGTATAATTGATTAGGTTATAACATGAAAATTGGTGTCATTGAAAAAGATTATGGGATTTGCATTAATAACCCAAAGCATTTTTTGGCATTCAGCGACTTCACGGTTAGTGACGGTATTGACATTGTTGAAAATGTCAATGTTGTTAAGGCTAAGGATGATTTTAAATCAAC
This genomic window from uncultured Methanobrevibacter sp. contains:
- a CDS encoding DUF4012 domain-containing protein; amino-acid sequence: MNRTKKLIIAILVIVLIGLIAVIFGALFSGPDLSSETKNILVLASDKEEQSNGGVDMAFMIRLENGSLKNYTPVYPGGMTHPTQPAPGGLGGNMFLHDCLWDGVGQGMEYAKEIVEANTGMKSDAVVVVYDVAVDDIIDSVRPLKVDGEVTNLSATEIIRQNDAYQGYPGNENVQGNMSRGDSVMVLVKALANASKDPDKKNTMVQTALKEYSNGNIIMKPEGSFTRLLASRGFESLTG
- a CDS encoding M48 family metallopeptidase → MAKDDRSAINPLTGKSHFDIINDDKFLQDSYNEYYAMVNQSQLLDNTSQGQLVRNVAIRLIQAVENYLAQIGRSDYTEDYYDWDFHLIADNAVNAFCMPGGKIVMFSGILSVADSEEKVAFILGHEMAHALLDHARTRISAQNAQNTITSAAWFGSFALDLVGLGGVGDLTRAATNVASIGSQFFLMNPWGRDQELEADKLGMMIIHWAGYDISRIPDFW
- a CDS encoding zinc ribbon domain-containing protein, with translation MAGGNPNDHDFFSTHPSDSKRIAVMNELIVEIENQKDFYSNPVLSEVPTPKDEFKQSNFASGNKKYCQNCGTVADLSDRFCTNCGAKFEVELKCPNCGASVGSDDSFCTNCGIKLH
- a CDS encoding vWA domain-containing protein; protein product: MKDLPQNQDLDLIFVIDKSGSMWGSEKDTMGGFNAFIEKEKNKEFNTKVTTILFNDGYEVLYERKAIEDVGELTSKEYYVGGSTALLDAIGRTITSLNSKIENKVLFVVMTDGMENSSIEYSKKQIKNMISSHSWEFIFIGADIDSYGEAGSIGFKKSRIANYEKSNAGINDAYYSVACAADSMRKNMDLDDANWDAELRKYD
- the queC gene encoding 7-cyano-7-deazaguanine synthase QueC, producing MKKAISVLSGGLDCTVATSVYSKDYEIHAITFNYGQKSFKRELQASKEICENMGFKHYVINLPWLAQISTSSLNTNEDIPEIKENELDNLEKSQETAKSVWVPARNMVFTSIATSFAESIGAEIIIVGWDAEEAATFPDNSKEFMDAFNELISIGSPENIKIEAPAIDLNKEEIVKLGVEVGAPMELSYSCYAGRDKHCGICESCMRRKRAFKKLKIKDLTEYEK
- the larC gene encoding nickel pincer cofactor biosynthesis protein LarC gives rise to the protein MTIIIDPQSSGIAGNMIIGALVDLGANKDELKEIMEKSAEAFGKVKVSFNKISKHGIDSTFCHVEMIEHQPPVNYPEFIEKIESLDIDEKVKETSINVFERIAKAESKVHGKTLQTVHFHEVGASDAVADVIGSIYAYYSLNLNQQKIIGLPIAVGGGRVKTAHGTIPVPAPAVLEILKDANIVGGPVDSELATPTGSAIYAEICDEISEFIPPVKPKKIAYGAGKKDFDHPNILRIIETSDISEKDTIDVIETNLDHLTGEEIGYLFDNLLDNGASDVSITPIIMKKNRQGSLLKVISKRKNRNQLVNVIFKETGSLGIRIAPNLHRGIAKREFVKKEFEINGEIFEVTFKNGYVNGEIISSRAEYEDLKKIAQKTGLPLIKVKEMIR